A stretch of Mucilaginibacter terrae DNA encodes these proteins:
- a CDS encoding L-rhamnose mutarotase, which yields MNKNNTKRYCLALDLVDDPKLIEEYERWHKAENCWPEINDSIRASGIIQMEIYRTGSRLFMIMETEHDFNFDDKARQDAANAVVQKWETMMSKYQQPLPWAKAGEKWTLMNLIYQLQPVEQHNVID from the coding sequence ATGAATAAAAATAATACAAAAAGGTACTGCCTTGCCCTTGATTTGGTAGATGATCCCAAACTTATTGAAGAGTATGAAAGATGGCACAAGGCCGAAAATTGCTGGCCGGAAATAAACGACAGTATACGTGCCTCCGGAATTATACAAATGGAAATTTACCGTACCGGTAGTCGTTTGTTTATGATTATGGAGACAGAGCATGACTTTAATTTTGATGATAAGGCCCGGCAAGATGCTGCCAACGCTGTAGTCCAGAAATGGGAAACTATGATGTCAAAATATCAACAGCCGTTACCCTGGGCTAAGGCCGGTGAAAAATGGACGTTAATGAACCTGATATATCAATTACAGCCGGTGGAGCAGCACAACGTTATTGACTAA
- a CDS encoding metallophosphoesterase encodes MAKRLPLILLLFIAADVYFYQAILTLSSNSMLHTAYWLLDVLLIAGFISLIFVRRTGGSAYRLIAVLMGAMLLNFIPKVFASPVLLAEDAVRLFRGFPPRSIYVSEATLALAGLLLIVIAFGLTRGRHFYRVRRETIYFPDLPEAFDGFTITQLSDVHSGSFTDAKGVQKGLDLVNAQNSDLLLFTGDLVNNMATEMEPWIAGFAGLKAAYGKYSVLGNHDYGDYIKWENNTAQQANLNRLKEVHAEMGFRLLLNEAVTINKQGQSISLIGVENWGKGGFHKYGDLKKASIHVPDNAFKILMSHDPSHWDAVTVDHHQHMHLTLSGHTHGMQFGIELFGFKWSPIRYVYKQWAGLYQQEGKYLYVNRGFGFLGLKGRIGIWPEIAVLTLKKSR; translated from the coding sequence ATGGCCAAAAGGCTCCCTTTAATTCTACTGCTGTTTATAGCAGCCGATGTATATTTTTACCAGGCAATTTTAACCTTGAGCAGCAACAGCATGTTGCATACCGCCTACTGGCTGTTAGATGTTTTATTGATAGCAGGCTTTATTTCGTTAATATTTGTAAGACGTACGGGAGGCAGCGCATACCGGTTGATAGCCGTGTTGATGGGTGCTATGCTACTCAATTTTATTCCCAAAGTATTTGCTTCGCCGGTTTTACTGGCCGAAGATGCAGTGCGCCTGTTTCGCGGCTTTCCACCAAGAAGTATTTATGTAAGCGAAGCAACTTTGGCATTGGCGGGGCTGCTTTTAATAGTTATTGCATTTGGGTTAACCCGCGGCCGCCACTTTTACCGGGTGCGCCGGGAAACTATTTATTTCCCCGATTTGCCCGAGGCTTTTGATGGTTTTACCATAACCCAGTTATCTGATGTGCATTCGGGGAGTTTTACCGATGCCAAAGGAGTGCAAAAAGGGCTGGATTTGGTGAATGCCCAAAACAGTGACTTATTATTATTTACAGGCGATTTGGTAAACAACATGGCCACCGAAATGGAACCGTGGATAGCAGGCTTTGCAGGGCTGAAAGCCGCTTATGGCAAGTATTCGGTTTTAGGCAACCATGATTATGGCGACTACATTAAATGGGAAAACAATACAGCACAACAAGCCAATCTTAACCGCTTAAAAGAAGTACATGCCGAAATGGGTTTCAGACTGTTACTTAATGAGGCTGTTACCATTAACAAGCAAGGTCAAAGCATTTCACTCATTGGGGTTGAAAACTGGGGTAAAGGCGGCTTTCACAAATACGGCGATCTTAAAAAAGCTTCTATCCATGTTCCTGATAATGCTTTTAAAATCCTGATGTCGCACGATCCATCACATTGGGATGCTGTGACTGTAGACCATCACCAACACATGCACCTTACCCTATCGGGCCATACACACGGTATGCAATTTGGCATTGAATTGTTTGGCTTTAAATGGAGCCCTATAAGATATGTATATAAGCAATGGGCGGGGCTGTACCAGCAAGAAGGCAAATATTTGTATGTAAACCGGGGGTTCGGGTTTTTAGGTTTGAAGGGCCGCATTGGCATATGGCCGGAGATTGCCGTATTAACACTTAAAAAAAGCAGATGA
- a CDS encoding RibD family protein, whose translation MAAKRPYVICLMMTSVDGKILSEKWGDSAQVKKLAGTFEKIHEEIGIGAWIVGRTTMEKDFTEFAKPVLKKGHHEVDKNDFVADYGDTDTFAIAIDGQGKLGWHEPLMQGDHVITILTEAVPDAYLAHLQDIGVSYIFAGKKEVDLNTALEKLYKHFGIEKLMLEGGAHINGSFLNEGLVDELYQLLLPIADGTIETSTLFEIDPKAKKGGATLLKLDNVKHIEDDVLWLTYKVKN comes from the coding sequence ATGGCAGCAAAACGCCCGTATGTGATATGCCTGATGATGACATCAGTTGACGGAAAAATACTTAGTGAAAAATGGGGTGATAGTGCGCAAGTAAAAAAGCTGGCAGGCACATTTGAAAAAATACACGAAGAAATTGGTATAGGTGCCTGGATTGTAGGCCGCACTACTATGGAAAAAGATTTTACCGAATTTGCCAAACCCGTTCTTAAAAAAGGCCATCACGAAGTGGATAAGAACGATTTTGTGGCCGATTATGGTGATACCGATACTTTTGCCATAGCCATTGACGGGCAAGGCAAATTAGGCTGGCATGAACCGCTGATGCAGGGCGACCACGTAATTACTATTTTAACCGAAGCCGTACCCGATGCCTATTTGGCGCATTTGCAGGATATTGGCGTGTCGTACATTTTTGCCGGTAAAAAAGAAGTTGATCTTAATACTGCGCTCGAAAAGCTCTACAAGCATTTTGGGATTGAGAAACTAATGTTGGAAGGCGGTGCCCATATAAACGGCAGTTTTTTAAACGAAGGTTTGGTTGACGAATTATATCAACTACTACTGCCCATTGCCGATGGTACTATCGAAACCTCGACACTTTTTGAGATAGATCCGAAAGCTAAAAAAGGCGGCGCAACCTTGCTCAAGCTGGATAATGTAAAGCATATTGAGGATGATGTGCTATGGTTAACTTATAAGGTGAAAAACTAA
- a CDS encoding RluA family pseudouridine synthase produces MGINSQNKITYFTAEQIKDIALPERFTYPFYYEPHPLTHIAASELQHYLETQTNLDHNFGLDADMDGAEIGKMFGVLVVQDTAGKVGYLSAFSGKLAGANEHPMFVPPVFDMLVEGSFFLQGQQVINHINARVDEILADEHYRHLQQDLKLFIIQSQQEVNSFKKQLKDNKASRKKLRQEQMAVLNEADYAAFEALMIKQSLRDKHQLNVLTQQWDLRLAEVKTAMTAYEDSIELLKNERRERSAALQQQLFDQYVFLNKNGKSKSLHDIFSATVYQKPPSAAGECATPKLLQYAFINGYQPLAMAEFWWGAAPKSDIRQHKQFYPACTGKCKPILGHMLQGMQVDENPLLQNPGESTKLDIIYDDEFFVVVNKPAELRSVPGVNIADSVYTRLKAILNGTEPLMVHRLDMGTSGLLVVAKTPEAHKNIQRQFLKRTVSKRYTALLSKALTQTEGEIDLPLRPDLYNRPRQLVCLENGKKSVTRWMVIQVTESTTKIHFWPLTGRTHQLRMHAAHEMGLNAPIIGDDLYGTPAKRLYLHAAYLEFVHPHTRQKVSFEVTEDF; encoded by the coding sequence TTGGGGATTAACAGCCAAAACAAGATTACGTATTTTACTGCTGAGCAAATAAAGGATATAGCGCTTCCGGAGCGGTTTACCTATCCGTTTTACTATGAGCCACATCCCTTAACGCATATAGCCGCATCTGAGTTACAGCATTACCTCGAAACCCAAACCAACCTCGACCATAATTTTGGCCTCGATGCCGATATGGACGGTGCCGAGATAGGAAAAATGTTTGGCGTGCTGGTAGTGCAGGATACAGCGGGTAAAGTCGGGTACCTGTCGGCATTTTCGGGTAAATTGGCGGGGGCGAATGAGCACCCCATGTTTGTACCGCCGGTATTTGATATGCTGGTTGAAGGCAGCTTCTTTTTGCAAGGGCAGCAGGTTATTAACCACATTAATGCCCGCGTTGATGAGATTTTGGCTGATGAACATTACCGGCATTTACAGCAAGATTTAAAACTGTTCATCATTCAATCGCAGCAGGAAGTAAATTCGTTTAAAAAGCAACTAAAAGATAATAAAGCCAGTCGCAAAAAACTCCGGCAGGAGCAAATGGCTGTACTCAACGAGGCTGATTATGCAGCGTTTGAAGCCTTAATGATCAAGCAAAGTTTGCGTGATAAACATCAACTCAACGTACTTACCCAGCAATGGGATTTGCGTTTGGCCGAAGTTAAAACTGCAATGACTGCTTATGAGGATAGCATCGAGTTGCTAAAAAACGAGCGTCGCGAACGATCGGCGGCTTTACAGCAACAGCTTTTTGACCAGTACGTGTTTTTAAATAAAAACGGCAAAAGCAAAAGTTTGCATGATATATTCAGTGCTACGGTTTACCAAAAACCACCCTCGGCAGCTGGCGAATGCGCTACACCTAAGTTGTTGCAATATGCTTTTATTAATGGTTACCAGCCATTAGCCATGGCCGAGTTTTGGTGGGGAGCCGCACCAAAATCTGACATACGGCAGCATAAACAATTTTACCCGGCCTGTACCGGCAAATGCAAACCTATATTGGGGCACATGCTGCAAGGTATGCAGGTAGATGAAAACCCGCTATTGCAAAACCCCGGGGAAAGTACTAAGCTTGATATTATTTATGATGATGAGTTTTTTGTAGTAGTTAATAAACCTGCCGAGTTGCGTTCTGTACCTGGTGTAAATATTGCCGATTCTGTTTATACCAGGCTTAAAGCCATACTTAACGGCACCGAACCGCTAATGGTGCACCGCTTAGATATGGGAACATCGGGTTTGTTGGTAGTAGCCAAAACTCCCGAAGCACATAAAAATATACAAAGGCAGTTTTTAAAACGTACGGTAAGTAAGCGTTATACGGCGCTGCTGTCAAAAGCGCTCACGCAAACAGAGGGCGAAATTGACCTGCCTTTACGACCTGATTTATACAACCGCCCACGGCAGCTGGTTTGTTTAGAGAATGGCAAAAAAAGTGTTACCCGCTGGATGGTAATTCAGGTAACCGAAAGTACTACCAAAATTCACTTTTGGCCGCTTACCGGTCGCACTCATCAACTGCGTATGCATGCCGCTCACGAAATGGGGCTCAACGCGCCCATCATAGGCGACGATCTGTACGGCACACCGGCAAAAAGATTATATCTCCATGCCGCCTACCTCGAATTTGTGCATCCGCACACCAGGCAAAAAGTAAGCTTTGAGGTGACCGAAGATTTTTAG